The Shewanella pealeana ATCC 700345 genome contains the following window.
CATTATCTAAGTTGGTGTCAGATACCCGTAAACTTTTCTGTAAGGCGGGTTATCAGGGGCCCCTTATCCAGACCGTTCATGGTCGCGGCTACCGTCTAGAGCATCAACTTGGTAAACAGCTTCTTGCCCAAGCGGATAAAAATGATGATGTTATTGAACCGATAAAGATGCAAGCACCTGAACAAGTCATTGATAGTTGCCAAGACAAGAAAGCACCCCAACAACTCGTTAGTCAGCCTTCAGGTTGGGAGCTCCTAGCTAAGGCATTAATCGCATTGCTGCTGATATTAGGGCTTTTTTTTCAGTTCTGGCAGGGGGGAGTCTCAAGTTCAGATCCTATGAGGCAATTGGCCTACAGTGAACCTCATAATGCCGTCGGTCGCGTATTGTGGGTCGATGATCACCCCGAAAATAATTTAGTCGAAAAAGCCTATTTAGAGCAGAAGAACATAGGTGTCTATAACACGGTAACCTCGGAAGAGGCCTTGATGTTGCTCTCCATGTATCACTATCAAGCCGTGATCTCCGATATGGGGCGCCATGGAGATTCATTGGCAGGGCTGAAGTTATTACAGGCAATTCGGGCTAAGGGGAATAAGACGCCGTTTTACCTCTATACCTATGTGGAGTCACCGGGGCTCGTAGATGCCGTTTATGAGAGCGGTGGTCAAGCCGTTGTGATCGACTCTGAGTCTCTTTATCAATTACTGCTAAGCCATTTTGAAGCCGAAAATTAGTCAAACTATTCAAGTTCAAAATGTTTCAAACAATTTCAAACCTTCTCTATGGGTAATTGTACCCGCCTGTGATACCAATAGGTTTAACAGTTAATCAACGCTTTGGTTATCTCTTTAGTTAGAACTGGAGTCGCTAGTTTATCGTGGCTCCAGCTATTTTCTACTCGAAATTCAATCTGCTGTTCAGTGAGCAGCTCAATCAGTTCTTCGATTAGCCACCAAGAGAGGTGGCCTTTTTTTAGCTGCTTTTTAATAAAATGTTAATCGTTAAAACCATCTTGAATAAACAGATGCTTAGTTTGATTGAAGTTGCTTTCGCTGCAGCTAACAAAATCAATTGCATATTGAGCGTTATCGAGTCTGAACTTTTCAATTTTGGCAATTTCATACTCATTCATCACGATATTCATCGCTTCTTGAGTCCATTCTGGCTCACCTGTACCGATTTTAACTTCTGGTGGATCGTAGTGAGTGATCATCCAGTTTTGCAGTGCTTCGGCATCAATTTCGCCTAACTTCCAAGATGTTAGTAGAGCAAGCAGTTGTGCTTTGGTAATTTCAGTTGTTTCCATGGTTATCTCATCTAGCTGGAACTGATTGGTATTAATGCTACATAGGGTAGCTCAGATTGAATCGATGACAAAGGCTTAAGACAGATCCCAAGAGTGACATGAGTGAAGTGTTGGGGATATTCTCCCCTAATGTAAGTGGCCCGGATAAGACTAAAACCGGTGCAGCTTTGATGGGGTTAAGGTTAAGGCTCAGATTGAATCGATGACAAAGGCTTAAGACAGATCCCAAGAGTGACATGAGTGAAGTGTTGGGGATATTCTCCCCTAATGTAAGTGGCCGGGATAAGACTATAACCGGTGCAGCTTTGATGGGGTTAAGGTTAATCCTTAAGACAATGGCCAACTGTGGAGTGTTGGATATTCGACCCCATTAGGGCCTGGATGGGATTCAAACAGCTGTAACCGTTTGGGGTGTAGAATTATGGCTTGATAATCGACACCGCTCACTTCAGCCTTTGCCTTGCGCGATAGGGTGATGTGGGGATTATAGTGATGTTCACTGCAATGTAAGCCAAGTTCGTTTGCAAGGCTTTGAGTATCGAGAGCGAGCTGGAGTAGGCGATTATCACTGGCATCCCCTCTGAGACAGAGGATCTTAGGTTTAGCCCAGTGGCTTAACGTATCGAGAGTGACGCTAAATTTAGGTTTATGCAGACGATTAACCTTATCGATAAGCGCCGATAATTGTGCTGGTGTTGCTGCGCCGAAGAAGGCTAGAGTCATATGCAAGTTGGCGCTGGGCACTAAGCGGACATTATTAGGCAGCTGCACCTGGATTGCGGTTATCGCTTGAGTCTGGGTTTGACTGAGTGAAAAACCTAAGAACACGCGCTTGGTTTGAGTCGGCATATTAGGCTCCCAGTGTTTGAATTAACGGATTTAGATAAAATACGAGCTAAACTGCCATGATATTAAGCTCAATGCTGAACCAAGCAGTTTAGTCTAGGCTCACTTTTAGAGTACACTAGTTGGCAATTGATTCATCTTTATTCATGCTCCCTTGAGCGCTCATTGGACGTAATTAACGGCCCAAAGTCCTCGGTACATGACATATTCGATATAAGAG
Protein-coding sequences here:
- a CDS encoding winged helix-turn-helix domain-containing protein: MLLSFSEFSIDSETLELNVDGHCLAIDERNMTLLAMLAERYPDYCTKQECLALIWQETIVSDMSLSKLVSDTRKLFCKAGYQGPLIQTVHGRGYRLEHQLGKQLLAQADKNDDVIEPIKMQAPEQVIDSCQDKKAPQQLVSQPSGWELLAKALIALLLILGLFFQFWQGGVSSSDPMRQLAYSEPHNAVGRVLWVDDHPENNLVEKAYLEQKNIGVYNTVTSEEALMLLSMYHYQAVISDMGRHGDSLAGLKLLQAIRAKGNKTPFYLYTYVESPGLVDAVYESGGQAVVIDSESLYQLLLSHFEAEN
- the thpR gene encoding RNA 2',3'-cyclic phosphodiesterase; protein product: MPTQTKRVFLGFSLSQTQTQAITAIQVQLPNNVRLVPSANLHMTLAFFGAATPAQLSALIDKVNRLHKPKFSVTLDTLSHWAKPKILCLRGDASDNRLLQLALDTQSLANELGLHCSEHHYNPHITLSRKAKAEVSGVDYQAIILHPKRLQLFESHPGPNGVEYPTLHSWPLS